The genome window CACCAGTACTACCTATCTCCAATGCATAAGGATATTCAGTAAATACACAGTCATCATCTAAATTAGAATGCTAAATAAAAAACACATGTACAAATCACTTTACACAAATCAGATATGTGGGAAGTGTAGAGTCAAAAAAATGAGAATTAGCACTTTTCAGGAGAATTAAAAATAGCATACCTCAATTTATACTTTTCAACAAAACGTCTAATACTCAATATGCTTAACTTTATACCTTTTACTGGAAATTATTCCATTATATTGAAAGATTAGAAACAGGTAACAGATATGTtcgtcaaaattttaaaatgaagatacttctgggaaaacaaaagtaaacacatctgaaaatattttgtttgaatACCTCTTGCTCTTCATGCTATCAGGAAAcactaaagcaaaagaaaagaagggaacagACATTGAAGCCAATTCTAAAAAGAGTGTTTTCTAGTTCCATGGTGCAATATAAAAATGACCAACAAATAATTGTGTGGAAAAGTTAAGAGCAAGGGTGCGTGATGAGTGCAAGAGGGCtagaaaaagcactaaaatcttAAACTGAGACAGTAAAAAGAATTCTTATCAATGTGATATATCAGACACTATAAATGTAACATACTACACAAAATGTAGTAGAATGTTCCATAGGTCAAAAGGTGGCAAGAAAGCACAAAATAATGTTTGGATTGATTACCTGAAGTTTTACTCAGCTCTGCTGAAAATATAGCAGATGGTGGTCTGTGCTCTTTTTCTGTATCAGAAGGAAGTTTTTTCTCAGCTTCTTTCACAAGAACTTTGGGTTTAACTATACTGCCTATCCCTGTTTGAGCATCCAAAGCAGAAACATCTGGAGGCAGTAAGGGCACCTTTGAAATATCAGCCCTATCTTTGGAGAACTCATCTGGGACATGAACTTCTTCTTCATCTTTAGGCTGTACACTCTTGACAGAAACGTCATGGGGTAATTCTGAGCAAGGCAACGACCCAGCTCCATCCTGGACACTAGCAACTTCACTTTTGTAGGCTATTTCTAGGTCAGTGTATTCCCTGGCTAATGTAGGAGAATAATCTGTTTGAGAACTGACAAATGTAGGGAACTCATCTATAATCTCAATTGGAGATGAATCTGAAAATGTTTCACTCTCTCTTATTTTTGCTTCCTTAACAATAAATAAGCCATCATTTGAATAAACTGCAGTGTTGAGCTCCTCCATCTGCAAAGGAATTTTCTCCTTTTGGATCAATGTTGAAACTTCATTAGATGATAAGGTATCTTTTGCGGTATCTAAATTGGGCTGAAAAGATTCCAAATACGGCTTTCCCCCCTCAGGTGGTGGTGAAGCACTgagtttttccttattttcatgtTCTATCATTGATTCAGATGAAGTTTCAATGAGATTTTCTTTTACAAGTATCACTGCTTCATCTTGTTTTTGTGGAACTTCAGGAATTGAATCATCACTAAACAAGTCAACTGGTTCAGAATCAGGTGAGGAATCTTCAACTAGCTCAGAATGAGTGGGCACCAGCTGTGCAACTTTTGCTATTTCTGAATAACTAGAGAAATCTGGAGTTGGTTCAGTAGAGAgctttgtttctttaattaaatCACATGCAATAGATATATAAGGAGCTTCTGTTTCTTGAACAGCTACACTAATACTTTCAggctctttaatttcttcattcattcctgATACTTTTTTTAGTGATACATTCATGGCCTCTTCATATGCTGGGGGATTTTCAGGCTCAAGTTTTATGCTTTCATAATTAACCGAAGGAGGAGCTTCTAATGGTGATGAACTGACCTGCACTGCAGAAGCACCAGCACTAGGAACTATAGAATTTAATGGTGCTTCCATGACAATGTCAGGTAAAACTGGTGAAGGAGTAGCTTCAGATTCTTCAAAGGATGGGCAAAGCTGTGCTACAGGGTAAAGTGACTCCTGCATAGCTTCTGAAGTTTGAACCAAGTCCATTTTTGTTTCGAAGGCAATTTTTGTACCTGTAGCTTCACTCAATTCACTTTCACATGCTTCCTGTACTAAATCTGGGGTTAGACCTTCAGGCATGTTTGCCACTACTTCCTCAGTCACCTCTGATAAATGATCTGTTGTGTCATAATCTGTCTTAGAATCCTGTGTTGCCACAAGGAAAAGATTTGATGTTTTGGCACTAGCATTCTTCTCTGTTACAATTTGggcctttttttcttctatttttttttcatctgtcttATTTTCTGAAGTATGATCTtccaacaagggaaaaatgtttGCTGAAGGGTTAAAGGGAGCACATGTGATATATGCTCCTGAACCATCTTTTATAGCTTCTGGTGTACTAGGAAATGAAGTATCATCATTACTGCTTTCACTATCTTTTTCATGATTTGTTTGTTCAAGGCTATCTGAAAAACGTTTCTTATCCACTTTACCTTCCAATTTGCTCTCTATATTACCTCCTGCGGCCAAAACATCACTATCTTGCTTATAGGTATCTTTTACTTCCCATACTTGCTCAAATGGTTTGAAGTCTGCATATTCCTCCCTCAGAGGAGCTTCTGCTACAATTCCCTTTTCATTAAAACTGTCTTTTGGTTTTTCTGGAGACATAACTCTATCCTCTTCTTTAACTGATTTGGTAAGGACTATAGGTAACTCTTGCTGAGTACGAAGGATGTTATTACTAACTAAGTCCTCTTCTTCATCTTTATTCTTCACAATTATTTCTTCCCTAGGATTTGCTACTGTTATGGCAGATTCTGCTCTTGGAGAGCCACTGAATGATGATCCCATTTCTGAGTATTCCAATTCTGAAAACTCTGGTAAATCTCTGTCTACAAATGGTTTTTTTGCCTTCTCTGAGAATTCTTTAGAAGCTTCATCTGAAATTTCTCGAAGTGTTCCTTCGGTAGGTAGTACTGCTGGTAAATTACCAAGGTATTCATGTTCTTTAAAAGAAGCAGCTGAGAGAGGAgctaaagaaggaagagaagcagcAGTTTCAAGCAGGACAGATGGAAAATCCTCTTGACCAGCAGAAACAGTGTTACCTGGCTGCTCCTTCCAATCCATAATTTTTTCTGTGACCATGGACAGAAAGGAAAG of Eschrichtius robustus isolate mEscRob2 chromosome 15, mEscRob2.pri, whole genome shotgun sequence contains these proteins:
- the RTN4 gene encoding reticulon-4 isoform X4 — translated: MEDIDQSPLVSSSDSPPRPQPAFKYQFVKEPEDEEEEEEEDEDEDEDLEELEVLERKPAAALSAAPVPAAAAATPAGAPLLDFGNDFVPPAPRGPLPAAPLAAPERQPSWDPSPASSAEPAPSLPSITATSPSQLSEDDEPPARPPPPPPADVSPQAEPAWTPAASAPAAPPSTPAAPKRRGSSGSVDETLFALPAASEPVIHSSAEKIMDWKEQPGNTVSAGQEDFPSVLLETAASLPSLAPLSAASFKEHEYLGNLPAVLPTEGTLREISDEASKEFSEKAKKPFVDRDLPEFSELEYSEMGSSFSGSPRAESAITVANPREEIIVKNKDEEEDLVSNNILRTQQELPIVLTKSVKEEDRVMSPEKPKDSFNEKGIVAEAPLREEYADFKPFEQVWEVKDTYKQDSDVLAAGGNIESKLEGKVDKKRFSDSLEQTNHEKDSESSNDDTSFPSTPEAIKDGSGAYITCAPFNPSANIFPLLEDHTSENKTDEKKIEEKKAQIVTEKNASAKTSNLFLVATQDSKTDYDTTDHLSEVTEEVVANMPEGLTPDLVQEACESELSEATGTKIAFETKMDLVQTSEAMQESLYPVAQLCPSFEESEATPSPVLPDIVMEAPLNSIVPSAGASAVQVSSSPLEAPPSVNYESIKLEPENPPAYEEAMNVSLKKVSGMNEEIKEPESISVAVQETEAPYISIACDLIKETKLSTEPTPDFSSYSEIAKVAQLVPTHSELVEDSSPDSEPVDLFSDDSIPEVPQKQDEAVILVKENLIETSSESMIEHENKEKLSASPPPEGGKPYLESFQPNLDTAKDTLSSNEVSTLIQKEKIPLQMEELNTAVYSNDGLFIVKEAKIRESETFSDSSPIEIIDEFPTFVSSQTDYSPTLAREYTDLEIAYKSEVASVQDGAGSLPCSELPHDVSVKSVQPKDEEEVHVPDEFSKDRADISKVPLLPPDVSALDAQTGIGSIVKPKVLVKEAEKKLPSDTEKEHRPPSAIFSAELSKTSVVDLLYWRDIKKTGVVFGASLFLLLSLTVFSIVSVTAYIALALLSVTISFRIYKGVIQAIQKSDEGHPFRAYLESEVGISEELVQKYSNSALGHVNCTIKELRRLFLVDDLVDSLKFAVLMWVFTYVGALFNGLTLLILALISLFSVPVIYERHQAQIDHYLGLANKNVKDAMAKIQAKIPGLKRKAE